From Pelosinus fermentans DSM 17108, the proteins below share one genomic window:
- a CDS encoding arsinothricin resistance N-acetyltransferase ArsN1 family A, whose protein sequence is MQETLELPEGTFFIRIASLSDIEQITEIYNQGIQDRIATLETNTKSVEEMAEWLRSRSSRHKVLVIEDTENKIKGWASLNVFNARECYRGVADLSIYIKREERNKGFGKHLLLALIQVAKKEDFYKMVLTTLAVNRTGHKLYHSLGFTKVGTYVKQGMLDGKWIDVHVMEKFLLE, encoded by the coding sequence ATGCAGGAAACGTTAGAATTGCCTGAAGGTACGTTTTTTATTCGGATTGCTTCGCTAAGTGATATTGAGCAAATTACGGAAATTTATAATCAAGGCATACAAGATCGAATTGCTACATTAGAAACCAATACAAAAAGTGTTGAAGAAATGGCAGAATGGCTGAGAAGCAGGAGTTCCAGACATAAAGTATTAGTAATAGAAGATACAGAGAATAAGATAAAAGGCTGGGCTTCGCTCAATGTTTTTAATGCCAGAGAATGTTATCGGGGTGTTGCTGACTTATCCATTTATATTAAAAGAGAAGAACGGAATAAGGGGTTTGGCAAACATTTATTATTGGCCTTAATTCAAGTGGCGAAAAAGGAAGATTTTTATAAGATGGTGCTGACTACGTTGGCTGTTAATCGTACAGGCCATAAACTCTACCATTCTCTTGGTTTTACAAAGGTTGGTACTTACGTAAAACAAGGAATGTTAGATGGAAAATGGATTGATGTACACGTTATGGAAAAATTTTTATTAGAATAA
- a CDS encoding HD domain-containing protein, translating into MKEHAFLFLKNWFHGYVEGFYSTDEQLQFHIRLKEEHTMRVLENAVRIGTWLTCSFEQMQHIKIAALLHDIGRFQQYQTYRTFNDVMSVNHAQLGLDVLQETGSLQAAGLSDQEKRIVKNAVLYHNRRQLPIGENEEWLIPAKIIRDADKIDIFSMLITKDKDNKIPLPQELGNADVYSAKIVEDILQGKLVEYPDIKTGNDLMLFRLSWIYDIYFSYSFSYMVEQGYIDKLIAALPAREEIACVHQCLRQYAREHAISKNDFD; encoded by the coding sequence ATGAAGGAACATGCTTTTTTATTTCTTAAAAACTGGTTTCATGGTTATGTTGAGGGTTTTTATTCTACTGATGAGCAGTTGCAATTTCACATTCGATTAAAAGAAGAGCATACGATGCGAGTATTGGAAAATGCAGTGAGAATTGGTACATGGTTAACTTGTTCTTTTGAACAGATGCAGCACATCAAAATTGCTGCTTTACTTCATGATATTGGAAGATTTCAGCAATATCAGACGTATAGAACCTTTAATGATGTAATGTCTGTGAATCATGCTCAGCTAGGATTGGACGTATTGCAGGAAACGGGCAGTCTGCAGGCTGCAGGACTAAGTGATCAAGAAAAGAGGATTGTGAAAAATGCTGTACTATACCATAATCGGCGTCAGTTGCCAATCGGTGAAAATGAAGAGTGGCTAATTCCTGCAAAGATTATTCGTGATGCCGATAAGATAGACATCTTTTCCATGTTAATCACGAAAGATAAGGATAATAAGATCCCTCTGCCCCAGGAGTTAGGAAATGCTGATGTGTATTCAGCAAAGATCGTTGAGGATATACTACAGGGGAAATTAGTGGAGTATCCAGACATTAAGACAGGAAATGATTTAATGCTTTTTCGTTTGTCTTGGATATATGATATCTACTTTTCCTATTCTTTTTCCTATATGGTAGAGCAAGGGTACATTGATAAGCTGATTGCTGCTCTGCCTGCTCGAGAGGAGATTGCGTGTGTGCATCAGTGTTTACGGCAGTATGCCAGAGAGCATGCTATTTCAAAGAATGATTTTGATTAG
- a CDS encoding transcription repressor NadR: MDARERRGRLLEKLRAAEQPLTGTWLAKELGVSRQVIVTDFAILRAAGNVIYATPQGYLLPLVESSKSIKATLACKHGQDELEEELSIIVDNGGKVLDVIVDHSLYGELKANLMLGSRREIGEFLHKLKDGKAEQLASITGGVHLHTIEIPNEEVLTKIKEELKSKGILMLS, translated from the coding sequence ATGGATGCAAGAGAGCGACGAGGACGATTGTTAGAGAAACTAAGGGCAGCAGAGCAGCCATTGACAGGAACTTGGCTGGCAAAAGAGCTAGGTGTCAGCCGTCAAGTGATTGTCACTGATTTTGCTATTTTACGTGCTGCAGGAAATGTGATATATGCTACGCCTCAAGGATATCTATTGCCATTAGTAGAAAGTTCTAAGAGTATTAAAGCTACCCTAGCCTGTAAGCACGGCCAAGATGAATTAGAAGAAGAACTATCTATTATTGTAGACAATGGTGGCAAGGTACTGGATGTCATTGTAGATCATTCCTTATACGGTGAGTTAAAGGCGAACTTAATGTTAGGATCTCGTCGTGAAATCGGAGAATTTCTGCATAAGTTAAAAGATGGCAAGGCAGAGCAGTTAGCAAGTATCACTGGTGGCGTACACTTACATACCATAGAGATACCTAATGAAGAAGTCTTGACTAAGATCAAAGAAGAGTTAAAGAGCAAAGGCATTTTAATGCTGTCTTAA
- a CDS encoding DNA repair helicase XPB translates to MVYNPTNPMIVQGDFSVLLEAYHPDFEIVRSGLSAFADLEKSPEHIHTYRITPLSLWNAAATGQTAAQVLEFLLTYVKFPLPNNVCRDIEGYMSRYGLVKLMAYPPMIAEHEADELTVPGEFLYLYSQDIPTIMTIAGHKETKAIFTAKLDEHTLVIPAGKRGIIKQLLVKIGYPIEDLAGYVDGEKLAIALRHTDLAGREFFLRDYQRQAVDLFYDGGRETGGSGVLVLPCGAGKTIIGIGAMEKVGMNTLILTTSTSAVHQWMREIVEKTDLPAEIVGEYSGDRKDICPVTVTTYQMVTYRPVKNGPFPHFEIFNARAWGLVIYDEVHTLPAPVFQVTAELQAKRRLGLTATLVREDGKEADVFTLIGPKKLDVPWTEMESAGWIATAVCTEVRVPMDFSLRMECAQVPERIAYRMEAENTSKLKAIEYILHKHAGEGILIIGQYIKQLEGIAEYFGFPLITGKMPTVKRDELYEAFRNRKIPVLIVSKVANFAIDLPDAAVGVQVSGAFGSRQEEAQRLGRILRPKDDGRSAYFYSVVSKDSREQEFAHHRQLFLTEQGYQYQILDFDETLAREGMGNFAK, encoded by the coding sequence GCAGCTACGGGTCAGACAGCGGCTCAGGTGCTTGAATTTTTATTAACGTATGTGAAATTCCCTTTGCCGAATAATGTGTGTCGTGACATTGAAGGCTACATGAGTCGTTATGGTCTGGTAAAACTAATGGCATATCCACCAATGATCGCAGAACATGAAGCCGATGAGCTTACTGTGCCTGGAGAATTTTTATATCTTTACTCCCAGGATATTCCTACAATTATGACCATTGCTGGACATAAAGAGACAAAGGCTATCTTTACTGCAAAATTAGATGAACACACCTTGGTTATTCCAGCAGGAAAACGAGGGATTATAAAACAGCTTTTGGTAAAAATCGGTTATCCCATTGAGGATTTGGCCGGTTATGTTGATGGTGAAAAGTTAGCAATAGCATTACGGCATACGGATCTAGCAGGACGAGAATTTTTCCTGCGGGATTATCAGAGGCAGGCTGTGGATCTTTTTTATGATGGCGGTCGAGAGACGGGTGGATCAGGAGTCTTGGTTTTACCTTGCGGTGCAGGAAAAACGATCATTGGCATCGGCGCAATGGAAAAGGTTGGAATGAATACACTGATTTTAACAACCTCAACCAGCGCTGTACATCAATGGATGCGAGAAATTGTGGAGAAAACAGATTTGCCTGCAGAAATAGTAGGCGAATATTCTGGAGATAGAAAGGATATCTGCCCAGTAACAGTTACCACGTATCAAATGGTAACCTATCGCCCTGTTAAAAATGGTCCCTTTCCTCACTTTGAAATTTTTAATGCCCGGGCTTGGGGATTGGTTATTTATGATGAAGTACATACTTTGCCAGCCCCTGTTTTTCAAGTTACAGCTGAATTGCAGGCAAAACGCAGATTAGGTTTAACAGCTACCTTAGTAAGAGAAGATGGTAAGGAAGCTGATGTCTTTACCTTGATTGGTCCCAAAAAGCTTGATGTTCCATGGACTGAAATGGAGAGCGCCGGTTGGATTGCTACAGCAGTCTGTACAGAAGTACGTGTGCCCATGGATTTTTCTCTGCGTATGGAGTGTGCCCAAGTTCCAGAACGAATAGCCTATCGCATGGAAGCGGAAAATACTTCTAAGTTAAAGGCTATCGAATATATCTTGCATAAACATGCTGGAGAAGGTATATTGATTATTGGTCAATATATAAAGCAGTTAGAAGGGATTGCCGAGTATTTTGGATTTCCCCTCATCACTGGCAAGATGCCAACAGTAAAACGTGATGAGTTGTATGAAGCATTTCGCAATCGAAAAATTCCAGTACTGATTGTATCAAAAGTAGCTAATTTCGCCATTGATCTGCCGGATGCCGCAGTAGGTGTGCAGGTTTCTGGAGCTTTTGGCTCTCGCCAGGAAGAGGCTCAGCGCTTGGGCAGAATCTTGCGGCCTAAAGATGATGGTCGATCGGCTTATTTTTATAGTGTAGTCTCTAAGGATTCTCGGGAACAGGAATTTGCTCACCATCGTCAATTATTTTTAACAGAGCAGGGATACCAGTATCAAATTTTGGATTTTGATGAAACATTGGCAAGGGAAGGAATGGGGAATTTTGCCAAATAA
- a CDS encoding helicase-associated domain-containing protein, giving the protein MKHWQGKEWGILPNKKLSLRLDHAYTLEEIYALNKTALNKMCWLFDVSGWVGNVPKLLREAIFHIPRFAGVYHELREEEQSIMAFLCEFAGKPVAINQIYEKYSSTVPVKKIDAAVTDLLQKGWLLEGQMPQSLLAIPDFKKTLDKMSAFYYFLEAQLPATHSAIDSGGQSLADLIELSAFLYIEKPKLTVKKFMAKSVLRRLMSRLSSAAADEWEEAADENLYTNMTRMLLGILQEMGALKVVVDKGDYCYYQLNGEKWDDFIFSPASHRLLYILSWQISRIQYHKGGSLPFIANLLKYAAKVNGTWLTGASLMMKSITDESSVLFHDKDPFSSEEWLEAVVLEPFMYCGLFEKTTAELPTQWLMEGKMPRNFWRLTPLGLALAEWLAEEKDPGKAISQMVKIDLYHKDTEVIFALLFDKWRQVLPIELEQQLIIQPDLSFFVPKNVSPYVVWMLSVFAETQVQDYVYQGEFTRSSVLRALKGGASVDDLFALIADHSKVPPAENVLCTLQQWATAYDKTLFSRAMILACDTPEMATEILAQSKLSNWVIGLVGPQVLLIKPDGEGAIRKWLEKKNWVPRPGVTAGEGLYTWLTAGKNEK; this is encoded by the coding sequence ATGAAACATTGGCAAGGGAAGGAATGGGGAATTTTGCCAAATAAAAAATTATCCTTACGTTTGGATCATGCATATACCTTAGAAGAAATCTATGCATTGAATAAAACAGCCTTAAATAAAATGTGTTGGTTATTTGATGTAAGCGGCTGGGTGGGTAATGTTCCTAAATTACTACGTGAGGCTATCTTCCATATCCCACGATTTGCAGGTGTATATCATGAATTGAGAGAAGAAGAGCAAAGTATAATGGCTTTTCTATGTGAATTCGCTGGCAAGCCAGTCGCTATAAATCAAATATATGAAAAGTATTCTTCGACAGTGCCTGTGAAAAAAATTGATGCTGCAGTTACCGACTTGCTGCAAAAGGGATGGCTGCTAGAAGGGCAGATGCCTCAGTCTCTGTTAGCTATACCCGACTTTAAGAAAACACTTGATAAAATGTCTGCATTTTATTATTTCTTAGAAGCGCAGCTTCCGGCCACGCATTCTGCAATTGATAGCGGAGGACAGTCTCTTGCGGATTTGATTGAGCTATCCGCATTTTTGTATATAGAAAAACCAAAACTTACTGTGAAAAAGTTCATGGCAAAATCCGTATTGCGTCGTTTAATGTCACGCTTAAGCTCTGCAGCAGCTGACGAATGGGAAGAAGCCGCTGATGAAAATTTATATACGAATATGACACGTATGCTTTTAGGGATTTTACAGGAGATGGGAGCCTTAAAGGTTGTAGTTGATAAAGGTGACTATTGCTATTATCAATTAAATGGGGAAAAATGGGATGATTTCATTTTTTCGCCGGCATCCCATCGCTTACTCTATATTTTGAGCTGGCAAATCTCTCGTATTCAATATCATAAGGGAGGGAGTCTTCCTTTTATTGCTAATTTATTAAAATATGCAGCCAAGGTAAACGGAACATGGTTAACTGGCGCGTCTTTAATGATGAAAAGCATTACAGATGAATCTTCGGTGCTTTTTCATGATAAAGATCCTTTTAGCAGTGAAGAGTGGTTAGAGGCAGTTGTATTAGAGCCATTTATGTATTGTGGATTATTTGAAAAGACTACGGCCGAACTGCCAACTCAATGGCTGATGGAAGGGAAAATGCCGCGAAATTTCTGGCGATTGACTCCTTTGGGGTTAGCTTTGGCCGAGTGGCTGGCAGAAGAGAAAGACCCAGGTAAGGCTATTAGCCAAATGGTTAAAATCGATTTGTATCATAAAGATACGGAAGTCATTTTTGCACTTTTATTTGATAAATGGCGGCAGGTTTTACCCATTGAACTGGAGCAGCAGCTGATCATTCAGCCAGATCTTTCCTTTTTCGTTCCGAAAAATGTAAGTCCTTATGTGGTGTGGATGTTATCGGTTTTTGCTGAGACTCAGGTTCAGGATTATGTATATCAAGGAGAATTTACTCGCAGCAGCGTACTTCGCGCGTTAAAAGGAGGAGCTTCAGTTGATGATTTATTTGCGCTGATTGCTGATCATAGTAAAGTACCTCCCGCGGAGAATGTGTTGTGTACACTACAGCAGTGGGCCACGGCTTATGATAAAACCTTATTTTCCAGAGCAATGATATTGGCTTGTGATACTCCCGAAATGGCGACGGAGATTCTTGCGCAAAGCAAATTATCCAATTGGGTGATTGGTTTGGTTGGTCCCCAGGTTTTACTGATAAAGCCAGATGGAGAAGGGGCTATTCGTAAATGGCTAGAAAAGAAAAATTGGGTACCAAGACCTGGAGTCACTGCAGGAGAAGGGTTATATACCTGGTTAACAGCAGGAAAAAACGAAAAGTAA
- the ldhH gene encoding L-lactate dehydrogenase (quinone) large subunit LdhH: MSSNRNLKQEINEKLMDETLRGSLNRFAEAYPIARAKAYESVDDIDALRNSVRDMKIATVENLEKIADQFEEQVTKRGGKVFRAKDGDALKEYLFNLCKEKGVKRIAKSKSMATEEIHLNHFLEEKGLHVKETDLGEWIISIAGHKPSHMVMPAIHLDRNQVAKYFSQELNKDIEPDIAYMVQEARIALRDEFLHADMGITGANFGIAENGATGLVTNEGNARLVATLPPIQVVIIGYEKLIPTIKDAVPILRTLPRNATGQLMTSYMSMISGAAPALVKKDGQWVEQEKELHVILFDNGRLKAAKDDKLKQIYQCVRCASCLNVCPVYTLVGGHVYGHIYAGGIGAILTALLNSMDDFKQINEMCIGCRRCTEICPGKIDIPGLIEYLRAKSVEQDGLPFGVKAVFENVLANRKVFHNLLRLASIGQKPFTTGRVIRHLPLFFAGLAADRSLPAVADKPFRDRVKKVTKKIDKPVKRVAFFSGCNIDFIFPETGESVYKVLQDLNMEVVFPEDQSCCGKPVLGMGDHETARKIAKQNIIAFEEAKADYIMFACPTCAETWHLTYVELFKDDPEWSKRVEKLVHNVREFTSFIAGEYDKIGRLTKTTGGQKVTYHDSCHMKRGLNVHTEPRQLLESAPGYDFVEMKDCDKCCGMAGAFGVKYTELSMPILKKKIDNIKDSGAEVIAVACPACMMQIQGGLDKQAPNVKIKHVAEIIAEQIKD; the protein is encoded by the coding sequence ATGTCTAGCAATCGTAACCTAAAACAAGAAATTAACGAAAAATTAATGGATGAAACCTTGCGCGGTTCTCTAAATCGATTTGCAGAAGCGTACCCAATTGCTCGCGCTAAGGCTTATGAAAGTGTTGATGACATCGACGCCTTACGTAACTCTGTAAGAGATATGAAAATAGCTACCGTGGAAAATTTGGAGAAAATTGCTGATCAATTCGAAGAACAAGTAACCAAAAGAGGCGGAAAAGTCTTTCGCGCTAAAGATGGCGATGCATTAAAAGAATATCTCTTTAATCTGTGCAAGGAAAAAGGCGTTAAACGAATTGCCAAATCCAAATCTATGGCTACCGAAGAAATTCATTTGAATCACTTTTTAGAAGAAAAAGGATTACATGTTAAAGAAACAGATTTAGGGGAATGGATTATTTCCATTGCTGGACATAAACCATCTCACATGGTTATGCCTGCCATACATTTAGATCGAAATCAGGTTGCAAAGTATTTTTCCCAAGAACTCAATAAAGATATAGAGCCTGATATTGCTTATATGGTACAAGAAGCCAGAATCGCCCTAAGGGATGAATTCCTGCATGCGGATATGGGTATTACGGGTGCTAATTTCGGTATTGCAGAAAACGGTGCTACCGGCTTGGTAACCAATGAAGGAAATGCTCGCTTAGTAGCAACGCTGCCACCAATTCAAGTCGTCATTATTGGTTATGAAAAATTGATTCCTACCATTAAGGATGCCGTGCCGATCTTAAGAACCTTGCCAAGGAATGCAACGGGTCAGCTCATGACCAGTTATATGAGTATGATTTCTGGTGCTGCTCCTGCTTTAGTAAAAAAAGATGGTCAATGGGTGGAGCAAGAAAAAGAACTTCACGTTATTCTTTTTGATAACGGACGTTTAAAAGCAGCAAAAGACGATAAATTAAAACAAATTTACCAATGCGTTCGCTGTGCTTCCTGTTTGAATGTTTGCCCAGTTTATACCTTGGTTGGCGGACATGTTTACGGTCATATTTATGCAGGTGGCATTGGTGCCATCTTAACTGCTCTCCTAAATAGCATGGACGATTTCAAACAAATCAATGAAATGTGTATTGGCTGTCGCCGTTGTACTGAAATCTGTCCTGGTAAAATTGATATTCCTGGTCTGATTGAATATCTTCGAGCAAAATCCGTTGAACAAGATGGCCTGCCTTTTGGTGTAAAAGCAGTCTTTGAAAACGTTCTTGCCAATCGAAAAGTCTTCCACAATTTACTGCGTTTAGCCTCAATTGGACAAAAACCTTTTACCACTGGACGTGTTATTAGACATCTACCATTATTCTTTGCTGGTTTAGCAGCTGATCGAAGTTTACCAGCCGTAGCAGACAAACCGTTTAGAGATCGAGTAAAAAAAGTTACTAAAAAGATAGACAAACCAGTGAAACGTGTTGCCTTCTTCAGTGGTTGTAATATCGACTTTATCTTCCCTGAAACGGGAGAATCCGTCTATAAAGTACTGCAAGATCTCAATATGGAAGTTGTCTTCCCTGAAGATCAAAGCTGCTGCGGTAAGCCAGTATTAGGTATGGGCGACCATGAAACAGCTAGAAAAATTGCCAAACAAAATATTATTGCCTTTGAAGAAGCTAAAGCTGACTATATTATGTTTGCCTGCCCAACTTGCGCTGAAACTTGGCACCTTACCTATGTAGAGCTGTTTAAGGATGATCCAGAGTGGAGCAAGCGAGTCGAGAAACTAGTTCACAATGTACGTGAATTTACTAGCTTTATTGCTGGTGAATATGATAAAATTGGCCGTCTAACCAAAACTACTGGCGGACAAAAAGTAACCTATCATGATTCTTGCCATATGAAACGTGGTCTTAATGTGCACACTGAACCTAGACAATTGCTAGAATCTGCACCTGGTTATGATTTCGTGGAAATGAAAGATTGCGATAAATGCTGCGGTATGGCTGGCGCATTCGGTGTGAAGTATACAGAGCTATCTATGCCGATCTTAAAAAAGAAAATTGATAATATTAAAGACAGCGGCGCTGAAGTAATTGCTGTAGCCTGCCCAGCTTGCATGATGCAAATTCAAGGTGGATTGGATAAACAAGCTCCTAATGTTAAAATCAAGCATGTTGCAGAAATTATTGCCGAACAAATCAAAGACTAG
- a CDS encoding 8-oxo-dGTP diphosphatase has protein sequence MLKKDKILLGMKKTGFGQGKYNGFGGKIKEGETVLQATVRELEEESGIQVEEKQLEYAGKLDFIFPASPQLRHDVHIFQVRIWQGEPVETEEMKPQWFSQSDIPYDEMWQDDIYWLPAVLAGKTIEGTVIFAENNEDVAEVNFI, from the coding sequence TTGCTTAAAAAAGATAAAATTTTACTGGGGATGAAAAAAACAGGTTTTGGTCAAGGAAAATATAATGGATTTGGTGGTAAAATTAAAGAGGGTGAAACAGTATTGCAAGCAACTGTACGGGAGCTGGAAGAAGAAAGTGGTATACAGGTGGAGGAGAAGCAATTGGAATACGCAGGTAAACTGGATTTCATTTTTCCTGCAAGCCCTCAGCTGCGGCATGATGTACATATCTTTCAAGTGCGTATCTGGCAGGGGGAACCAGTAGAAACGGAAGAAATGAAACCTCAATGGTTTTCACAGTCCGATATCCCTTATGATGAAATGTGGCAGGATGACATCTATTGGCTGCCTGCAGTCTTGGCAGGAAAGACCATAGAGGGTACAGTAATCTTTGCCGAAAATAATGAAGATGTGGCTGAAGTCAATTTTATATAG
- the dcuC gene encoding C4-dicarboxylate transporter DcuC, with protein sequence MLGILLALIVTSMVVYMILKQYKTQAVLVFGGLILMSCAVIFGLGTILPAKESTGLIWFDLFEFIKKTLSGRAAGLGLSIMAVGGFARYMDHIGASKALVNIAIKPLQRLHAPYVMLAACYLVGQVLGLFINSASGLGMLLMVTMFPILVRLGVSRLAATAVIGTTLCLDWSPGDPGSVLSANTAGMDIATYWTQYQIPVALTVMVVVAVLHYFVQQWFDKKQGHIVERTDIVANKTEEELPPGIFALLPVVPLVLILAFSDIGIKGIKMDIVNAMFISLFVSMIFEFLRKRDVKKVFADLQVFFDGMGIQFAAVVTLVVAGETFAQGLKSVGAIESIISSAQSAGFGGAGMIIVMVSIIAVSSVVMGSGNAPFFAFVALTPVVAAKMDIAPVLMLLPMHFAASIARSMSPITAVIVVVSGIANVSPIDVVKRTSIPMIGALIVNVAATFIYFYR encoded by the coding sequence ATGTTAGGAATATTATTAGCACTTATTGTGACGTCAATGGTTGTCTACATGATTTTAAAGCAATACAAGACACAAGCTGTTTTAGTTTTTGGTGGTCTTATTCTTATGTCATGTGCTGTTATTTTTGGTTTGGGAACGATTTTGCCAGCTAAGGAGAGTACGGGACTCATTTGGTTTGATTTGTTTGAATTTATTAAAAAGACGCTGAGTGGCAGAGCCGCTGGTCTTGGTCTTAGTATTATGGCAGTAGGAGGTTTTGCCCGATATATGGACCATATTGGAGCTAGCAAAGCCTTGGTGAATATTGCCATAAAGCCATTGCAAAGACTTCATGCCCCCTATGTAATGTTGGCTGCGTGTTATTTAGTTGGTCAGGTATTAGGTTTGTTCATTAACAGTGCCTCTGGTTTAGGCATGCTGCTCATGGTTACCATGTTTCCTATTTTAGTACGTCTTGGCGTCAGTCGATTAGCTGCTACGGCGGTGATTGGTACTACTTTGTGCTTGGATTGGAGCCCTGGAGATCCTGGCAGTGTCTTGTCAGCCAATACTGCTGGTATGGACATTGCGACTTATTGGACTCAGTATCAAATTCCCGTTGCTTTAACGGTAATGGTGGTAGTTGCGGTATTACATTATTTTGTCCAACAGTGGTTTGATAAAAAACAAGGACACATTGTAGAGCGGACAGATATAGTCGCGAATAAAACAGAAGAGGAACTTCCTCCAGGGATCTTTGCCTTATTGCCTGTTGTGCCTTTAGTACTGATTTTAGCCTTTAGTGATATTGGCATTAAAGGAATCAAAATGGATATTGTGAATGCGATGTTTATTAGTTTATTTGTATCTATGATTTTTGAGTTTCTTCGTAAAAGAGATGTTAAAAAAGTCTTTGCTGATCTGCAAGTTTTTTTTGACGGCATGGGCATTCAGTTTGCTGCTGTAGTTACCTTGGTCGTAGCGGGGGAAACTTTTGCTCAAGGGTTAAAATCAGTGGGAGCCATTGAATCGATTATTAGTTCTGCTCAATCAGCAGGTTTTGGTGGAGCTGGCATGATTATTGTCATGGTATCGATTATTGCAGTATCATCTGTGGTCATGGGGTCAGGCAATGCACCATTCTTTGCTTTTGTAGCTTTAACTCCTGTTGTAGCCGCTAAGATGGATATTGCTCCAGTTTTGATGCTATTGCCAATGCATTTTGCTGCAAGTATTGCCCGCAGTATGTCCCCAATTACTGCGGTTATTGTAGTCGTTTCAGGTATTGCAAATGTATCGCCAATTGATGTAGTAAAACGTACGTCGATTCCCATGATTGGTGCCCTTATTGTGAATGTGGCTGCTACCTTTATTTATTTCTATCGATAA
- a CDS encoding BON domain-containing protein, with amino-acid sequence MAKIPKNLSDTAMFGDYKENLTFENENYAEETAAPQPVKGIQKDNKNYESEFFTPELQEKVGKALLELKVKLYKEGIVDFDVKVTTQDKQIILTGVPSKAEKKKAK; translated from the coding sequence ATGGCGAAAATACCAAAAAATTTAAGTGACACAGCTATGTTTGGTGATTACAAAGAGAATCTAACTTTTGAAAATGAAAATTATGCAGAAGAAACAGCAGCTCCTCAGCCTGTAAAGGGAATACAAAAAGATAATAAGAATTATGAAAGTGAGTTTTTTACGCCAGAGTTGCAGGAAAAGGTAGGAAAAGCATTACTGGAGTTAAAAGTTAAACTATATAAGGAAGGCATTGTTGATTTTGATGTTAAGGTAACAACCCAGGACAAGCAAATCATATTAACAGGCGTTCCTAGTAAAGCGGAAAAGAAAAAAGCCAAATAA
- the speE gene encoding polyamine aminopropyltransferase encodes MNLWISEAQTKDLELRARVKETLFMGKSDFQEIAVVDSHQFGRMLVLDGVFQTSVTDEFIYHEMIVHVPLYTHPSPKKVLVIGGGDGGTIREVVKHECVEKAEMVEIDGLVVDVCKKFLPEISEAMIHNHPKLELKIGDGISHMKQAENKYDIIIVDCSDPIGPGKGLFTPAFYTNVYKALKDDGLFVQQTESPFYHQELITYVNKEIRQLFPITKMYLANIPTYPSGLHCFTMGSKKYDPIQSSVENQQGLTTRYYNKDIHRSSFVLPNFVQELLK; translated from the coding sequence ATGAACCTATGGATTAGCGAGGCGCAAACAAAAGACTTAGAATTACGAGCGCGGGTAAAAGAAACATTATTTATGGGAAAGTCTGATTTTCAGGAGATCGCGGTAGTGGATTCTCACCAATTCGGCCGCATGTTAGTGCTTGATGGTGTATTTCAAACATCGGTGACTGATGAATTTATTTATCATGAAATGATCGTTCACGTTCCTTTATATACCCATCCTAGCCCTAAGAAGGTGCTAGTTATTGGCGGTGGCGATGGCGGTACAATACGTGAGGTTGTAAAGCATGAGTGTGTTGAGAAAGCAGAAATGGTTGAAATTGACGGTTTAGTGGTTGATGTCTGTAAAAAATTTCTGCCGGAAATTAGTGAAGCTATGATTCATAACCATCCTAAATTGGAGCTTAAAATTGGTGATGGAATTTCTCATATGAAACAGGCTGAAAATAAATATGATATTATTATTGTAGATTGCTCCGATCCTATAGGCCCCGGTAAAGGCCTATTTACACCTGCGTTTTATACTAATGTGTATAAGGCGTTAAAAGACGATGGACTGTTTGTACAGCAAACAGAATCTCCTTTTTATCACCAAGAGTTAATTACATATGTGAATAAAGAGATTCGCCAGTTATTTCCTATAACTAAAATGTATTTGGCGAACATTCCTACTTACCCTAGCGGATTACATTGCTTTACCATGGGTTCCAAGAAATATGATCCGATTCAATCTAGTGTGGAAAATCAGCAAGGGCTAACTACTCGATATTACAATAAAGACATTCACAGAAGCTCATTTGTGCTGCCGAATTTTGTACAAGAATTATTGAAATAA